From Candidatus Limnocylindria bacterium:
GCAGCAAGCTGGCGTGAGCGCGGCGTGAAGCGCCTCACTGACAGGCTTCTCCACGGCTTGGTCGCCGTGTCGCGACGGAACGCATCGCTGCGCCGCAGCCGAGGGGGAGCCCGCGAAACACGATTCGGCTCGATCCTCAACGGTGTTCCGGTCCACGACGTCTCGCCAGAGGAGGCCGCACGCAACCGCGCCGCTGTCCGCACGGAGATGGGCGTGCCGTCCGACGCGCCGCTCATCGGCAGCGTCGTCCGTCTCGCGGAGGGCAAGGGTCTACACGATCTCCTGCGCGCGTTCGCGATCGTGCGAAACACCGTGCCATCCCACCTGCTGCTCGTCGGGGATGGACCGCTGCGCGATGAGATGGGCACGCTGGCATCGGAGCTGAACGTCGCGGAGCAGGTGCATTTCGCGGGGCAGCGTTCCGACCCCGGTCGATTCGTCGACGGGATGGATGTCTTCGTGCTGGCCGTGCCCGCGGGATCCATGTCGATCGCCCTGCTCGAAGCAATGGGCCGCGGGGCAGCGCCGGTCATCACGTTCTGCGGTCCCGAGGAAGCGGTCATCAACGAGGAGACCGGTCTCTGCGCGCCACCCTCCGACCCGGACGGCCTCGCGGCTGTGCTGGCGCGCATCTGCCAGGATGACGCACTCCGAGCCCGACTCGCGGCCGCGGCCGCGGCGCACGTGCGCGCGCACTTCAGCGCGCGACGCGTAGCCGACGATCTTCTCGAGCTTTACGCGTCAGTCAGGACCGGTCAGGTGCCGCCGCGCATGCGTGCCGACGCGCCTCCGGATCCTCGACCGGGCGGCGCAACCTCCGCGATCACGGCTTCGCCGGCAGAGCTATGAAGTCCGCGGTGAGCGGCACGCTCGTGCGCGAATGGTGGCCTGGATGGTGGCGGGCGTGCAGACGCAATACGAGCACCTCAGGACCGCGTTTCCCGCCGATCGATTCGAGACGCTCGGCATCGAAACAAGGCCGTACGTCGCCGGTGGATGGCTCGAGCGCCTTCGCACTACCTCACAAACCGAGGGGCACCCTTCGCTCGCTGATGGCACTCGCACCGCTGCTGTGGGAGAGGCCACTCGACGCGGTCTGGACACAGATGAGCGTCCAGCTGCTCCCCTTCGTGCTGACGCGAGCAGCGCTCCAGCGCATTCCCGTCTTCTTCGCGGTGGACAGCACGCCGACTTTGTACGCCAGCTTCCGCGGTCACTACGCCCACCAGACCGACCTCGCATCCGCGAAGGGCCGGCTGAGCCTCGCGCTCCACCGCACCTTCTATCACCGCTGCGCGGCGCTCCTGCCCTGGTCGCGCTGGGTGGCGAACTCCATGGTGAACGAGTTCGGCGTGCCGCCCGAGCGAGTGCACGTGATCCATCCAGGTGTCGACACCGACCGCTGGCGTCCGATCGACGAACGTCCGGCGAGCGTTCGTCCGCAACTCATCTTCGTCGGGGGCGACTTCGAGCGAAAGGGCGGCAGTCTCCTGTTGGACGTCTATCGTGCCCATCTCCGCGCACGCTGCGACCTACACCTCGTCACGCGAGCAGCGGTCCCGGAGGAGCCGGGCGTGTTCGTGCACCGCGACTTCCGCCCCGACGACGAACGGCTGCTGCGTCTGTACCAGCGGTGCGACGCGCTCGTGCTCCCCACGCTCGCCGATCTCTTCTCGATGGCGTCGATCGAGGCAATGGCGTGCGGACTCCCGGTGATCGTCTCCAGGGTCGGCGGCATCCCCGAGATCGTCGAGGACGGGCACACCGGTCGCCTCATCGCGCCGGGCGACGGAGCGGCGCTGACCAGCGCGATCCTCTCGTTGCTCGATCAACCCGAGCGCGGCCGGACGTGGGGCGCCGCGGGACGCCGGGTGGCGGTCCAGCACTTCAACACCGCGACGCAGGCGGCCCGCGTGGCTCGTCTGGTCGAGCAAGCCGTCGCGCAGCGGCATGGCCCTGCGCAGGTCGCGGGCTAGGTCGAGCCGGAACGATGCGTGCGCAGGTGGACTGGCTTGATCTGATCGAGCGGCTGTCGATACCGTGGGCAGACCGGCACGGACTGTCGCTCCGGTGGTTCGATCGCTGGGAAAGCGTCCTGGACGATGCGCTCGCGCATCTTCCACAGAGTGAGCAGTGCCCACACGAGCTCCTGCGACAGCTGATGAACAACCCGACCCAGGCGGCTAAACGGACCGCGCTGATCACCGAGCAAGATCGGCCGGTCGCGGTGCTCGGCCTCAGGCGCAGAAAGATGTTCTGGGAGCCGGTATGGGGAGGCGGTGTGTGCGAACGCTTCCAGATGGCCGCACTTCCGGGTTACCTGCTCCCGGCCTTGGCGCGCACGGCGAGCAACATCTGGGTCTTCAGCCGCGACCGTCCCGCGTCGTCAGAATCTCTGAGAAGTCTGAAGGCGCTCCCGCGTTTCGGGATCGCCCTTACCGACGGTTACGAGCAGCACTGGAAGACCTCCAGCCACTGGAACACTGTGAAGTCGGCGCGACGCCGAACGGTCGGGTTCGGCTTCGACATCGACCCGCCGGGCGCCGCCGAATGGACGATAACGAACTGGGCCCGGAAGTGGTCCGCGCATGAGGCGGAGAGCGACATCCTCGTCGCGGCCCGTTACTACCAGAGCGTCGGCCGGTATCACAGCTTCGTGCTGCGGGATGGCGGCGCCCGCGTCGCGGGGGCGACCTACATCGTCATCGGCTCGGAGCTGCTCGCGCAGTGGAACTTCTTCGACAATGCGTACCGGCGAAACGGCGTGCAGACCCGCTTAGACGAGCTCGTGTTCGCGTGGGCGTCGGAAGCGGGTCTCTCGACGATGGACCTCGGTGCCAGTTACGAAGACGATTCGTACAAACGACACTGGGCGCCCAATGTCGGCCAGTCCTGGCTGTACAACATCGCCCCCCTCCATCTCCACGTGGTGCGCACCGGGCTCAAGACTGTGCGGCGTGCGATCGGTCGAGTCTCGGTATCGCCCCGGTCGGCCTGACAGGAAAGTCGGCGCTCGCGGCCCGCGCGCCGTGCGTCGCCGATCCGACGCCTGGTATGCACGACCACGCGCGCGTCGCCGCGTGATCGCGGGTGCCATCGCTGGGAGACCAGCCTCGCCAGGGCAAGTCCAGCCGCTCCAATACTTCGACGGCGTGGAGCCCGCAGAATCGACTGGCCCTCACCGCGATGGGTACCCGAGAGGCGTCGACCGTCATGGTCCCGGTCGGCGTCAGATTCGGCCAATCGCTTCCGGATGTCCGTAGCCCGTCGGCCGCCGACGCGATCGCCGCACCGCCGTGATCGCCGCAACCGCGCCCGTGTACGCTCCAGCGCGTTCACGGACGAGCAACCCGGCGTAAGTGAGGGAACAGTTGCGAGGTCGAGCAGTTCAGACGTCGGATGCAGCGCGACGGAACCATCGCCTCTTAGCGACATTGAGCATCGCGGCTCTCATTTTTGGT
This genomic window contains:
- a CDS encoding glycosyltransferase family 4 protein produces the protein MKSAVSGTLVREWWPGWWRACRRNTSTSGPRFPPIDSRRSASKQGRTSPVDGSSAFALPHKPRGTLRSLMALAPLLWERPLDAVWTQMSVQLLPFVLTRAALQRIPVFFAVDSTPTLYASFRGHYAHQTDLASAKGRLSLALHRTFYHRCAALLPWSRWVANSMVNEFGVPPERVHVIHPGVDTDRWRPIDERPASVRPQLIFVGGDFERKGGSLLLDVYRAHLRARCDLHLVTRAAVPEEPGVFVHRDFRPDDERLLRLYQRCDALVLPTLADLFSMASIEAMACGLPVIVSRVGGIPEIVEDGHTGRLIAPGDGAALTSAILSLLDQPERGRTWGAAGRRVAVQHFNTATQAARVARLVEQAVAQRHGPAQVAG
- a CDS encoding glycosyltransferase; translation: MTSRSALSRICLILQSTAVGGMETHCVDVAGEYVRRAIDVRVVVPEGETFDGLARRFTAGGAHVERVTTDARAGRARQVAGLSRLATLLRRLAPEVVHVQTGGTTGGLAVIALARAFTRATVILTEHDVPRPAASWRERGVKRLTDRLLHGLVAVSRRNASLRRSRGGARETRFGSILNGVPVHDVSPEEAARNRAAVRTEMGVPSDAPLIGSVVRLAEGKGLHDLLRAFAIVRNTVPSHLLLVGDGPLRDEMGTLASELNVAEQVHFAGQRSDPGRFVDGMDVFVLAVPAGSMSIALLEAMGRGAAPVITFCGPEEAVINEETGLCAPPSDPDGLAAVLARICQDDALRARLAAAAAAHVRAHFSARRVADDLLELYASVRTGQVPPRMRADAPPDPRPGGATSAITASPAEL
- a CDS encoding GNAT family N-acetyltransferase, whose product is MRAQVDWLDLIERLSIPWADRHGLSLRWFDRWESVLDDALAHLPQSEQCPHELLRQLMNNPTQAAKRTALITEQDRPVAVLGLRRRKMFWEPVWGGGVCERFQMAALPGYLLPALARTASNIWVFSRDRPASSESLRSLKALPRFGIALTDGYEQHWKTSSHWNTVKSARRRTVGFGFDIDPPGAAEWTITNWARKWSAHEAESDILVAARYYQSVGRYHSFVLRDGGARVAGATYIVIGSELLAQWNFFDNAYRRNGVQTRLDELVFAWASEAGLSTMDLGASYEDDSYKRHWAPNVGQSWLYNIAPLHLHVVRTGLKTVRRAIGRVSVSPRSA